One genomic region from Bos indicus isolate NIAB-ARS_2022 breed Sahiwal x Tharparkar chromosome 17, NIAB-ARS_B.indTharparkar_mat_pri_1.0, whole genome shotgun sequence encodes:
- the CABP7 gene encoding calcium-binding protein 7, with translation MPFHPVTAALMYRGIYTVPNLLSEQRPVDIPEDELEEIREAFKVFDRDGNGFISKQELGTAMRSLGYMPNEVELEVIIQRLDMDGDGQVDFEEFVTLLGPKLSTSGIPEKFHGTDFDTVFWKCDMQKLTVDELKRLLYDTFCEHLSMKDIENIIMTEEESHLGTAEECPVDVETCSNQQIRQTCVRKSLICAFAIAFIISVMLIAANQVLRSGMK, from the exons ATGCCGTTCCACCCGGTGACGGCGGCGTTGATGTACCGGGGCATCTACACCGTCCCCAACCTGCTGTCGGAGCAGCGCCCCGTGGACATCCCCGAGGACGAGCTGGAAG agaTCCGAGAGGCTTTCAAAGTCTTCGACCGTGATGGCAATGGCTTCATCTCCAAGCAGGAGCTGGGCACAGCCATGCGCTCCCTGGGCTACATGCCCAACGAGGTGGAGCTGGAGGTCATCATCCAGAGGCTGGACATGGACG GTGACGGCCAAGTGGACTTTGAGGAGTTTGTGACCCTCCTGGGACCCAAGCTTTCCACTTCAGGGATCCCAGAGAAGTTCCACGGCACTGACTTTGACACCGTCTTCTGGAAG TGTGACATGCAGAAGCTGACCGTGGACGAGCTAAAGCGGCTGCTCTATGACACCTTCTGTGAGCACCTGTCCATGAAGGACATCGAGAACATCATCATGACGGAGGAGGAGAGCCACCTGGGCACGGCGGAGGAGTGCCCCGTGGACGTGGAGA CCTGCTCCAACCAGCAGATCCGCCAGACGTGCGTGCGGAAGAGCCTCATCTGCGCCTTCGCCATCGCCTTCATCATTAGCGTCATGCTCATCGCGGCCAACCAGGTGCTGCGCAGCGGCATGAAGTAG
- the ZMAT5 gene encoding zinc finger matrin-type protein 5 produces the protein MGKRYFCDYCDRSFQDNLHNRKKHLNGLQHLKAKKLWYDMFRDAAAILLDEQNKRPCRKFLLTGQCDFGSNCRFSHMSERDLQELSVQVEEERRAREWPLDVAELPEVCLEDWLEKRAKRLSSAPSSRAEPVRATVFQYPVGWPPVQELPPSLRAPPPGGWPLQPSVQWG, from the exons ATGGGGAAGCGTTACTTCTGCGACTACTGCGACCGGTCCTTCCAGGACAACCTCCACAACCGCAAGAAGCACCTGAACGGGCTGCAGCACCTCAAGGCCAAGAAGCTCTGGTACGACATGTTCCGAG ACGCAGCTGCCATCTTGCTGGATGAGCAGAACAAGAGGCCCTGCCGGAAGTTTCTACTGACAG GCCAGTGCGACTTTGGCTCCAACTGCCGCTTCTCCCACATGTCAGAGCGAGACCTGCAGGAGCTGAGCGTCCAGGTGGAGG AGGAGAGGCGGGCCAGGGAGTGGCCGCTAGATGTCGCCGAGCTTCCTGAGGTCTGCCTGGAGGACTGGCTGGAGAAGCGAGCCAAGCGGCTGAGCTCCGCCCCAAGCAGCAG GGCCGAGCCGGTGAGAGCCACCGTGTTCCAGTACCCCGTGGGCTGGCCGCCAGTCCAGGAGCTGCCTCCGTCCCTGCGGGCACCGCCTCCTGGGGGGTGGCCCCTGCAGCCCAGCGTCCAGTGGGGCTGA
- the UQCR10 gene encoding cytochrome b-c1 complex subunit 9, with the protein MAAPTLTARLYSLLFRRTSTFALTIVVGALFFERAFDQGADAIYEHINEGKLWKHIKHKYENKE; encoded by the exons ATGGCGGCCCCAACGTTGACTGCGAGGTTGTACTCCTTGCTGTTTCGCAGGACCTCTACCTTCGCCCTCACCATCGTCGTGGGCGCCCTGTTCTTCGAGCGCGCCTTCGATCAAGGCGCAGACGCCATCTACGAACACATCAACGAGGGG AAGCTGTGGAAGCACATCAAGCACAAGTATGAGAACAAGGAGTAG